In Falsibacillus albus, a single window of DNA contains:
- the yqfC gene encoding sporulation protein YqfC, whose product MANNMVQRVRNWMTKKMDLPEDVMMDLPRITMIGQIHIYIENHRGLLAFSDKEVRLLLKQGQLLIKGQTFVIKTILPEEIMLQGKINEVLYLEE is encoded by the coding sequence ATGGCTAATAACATGGTTCAAAGGGTTCGAAATTGGATGACTAAAAAAATGGACCTGCCGGAAGATGTCATGATGGACCTTCCCCGTATCACCATGATCGGGCAAATACATATCTATATTGAAAATCATCGAGGGCTGCTTGCCTTCTCAGATAAAGAAGTAAGGCTTCTTCTGAAGCAAGGGCAGTTGCTCATTAAGGGACAAACCTTTGTCATTAAAACAATTCTCCCGGAAGAAATCATGCTTCAAGGAAAAATCAATGAAGTTTTGTATTTGGAAGAATAG